Proteins encoded within one genomic window of Corynebacterium aurimucosum:
- a CDS encoding AzlC family ABC transporter permease, with protein MRAEIIKAIRTCMPIAVGVVPLGLAFGVLMVQTGFDWWWTPIFSIVIYAGSMEFLAISMVTGGVTPAVAALTGFMVNFRHIFYGLTFPRDEIRNRFGRAYSTYALTDESYAVLSALPRGSRPSGAFVFTVQLFCQVLWVVSGIIGALAGQAIPPSVKGLDFALVALFIVLAIDSFQNNKDYSLPLSAAVLGVLAGFLFPDQLLMVALSAYFLLLVVRYLSPRIDSAMILRREPSCQSE; from the coding sequence ATGCGTGCGGAGATCATCAAGGCAATACGGACCTGCATGCCCATCGCCGTGGGGGTGGTGCCGCTGGGCCTCGCCTTCGGCGTGCTCATGGTTCAGACCGGTTTCGACTGGTGGTGGACCCCCATCTTTTCCATCGTTATTTACGCCGGCTCGATGGAATTCCTCGCCATTTCCATGGTGACCGGCGGCGTGACGCCGGCCGTTGCCGCACTGACGGGTTTCATGGTCAACTTCCGCCACATCTTCTATGGGTTGACCTTTCCACGCGATGAGATTCGGAATCGTTTCGGCCGCGCCTATTCCACGTACGCGCTGACCGACGAATCCTATGCCGTCCTCTCCGCCCTTCCCCGCGGTTCGCGCCCGAGCGGTGCATTTGTCTTCACCGTGCAGCTTTTCTGCCAGGTGCTGTGGGTTGTCTCGGGCATCATTGGTGCGCTGGCAGGCCAGGCTATTCCGCCCTCGGTGAAGGGGCTGGATTTCGCCCTCGTCGCCTTGTTCATCGTCCTGGCGATTGACTCCTTCCAGAACAACAAGGACTACTCGCTTCCCCTGTCCGCGGCGGTCCTGGGCGTCCTCGCGGGATTCCTTTTCCCCGATCAGTTACTCATGGTGGCGCTGAGTGCCTACTTCCTGCTCTTGGTGGTGCGCTACCTTTCCCCGCGTATCGATAGCGCGATGATTCTACGGAGGGAGCCGTCTTGCCAGTCGGAGTAA
- a CDS encoding dicarboxylate/amino acid:cation symporter yields the protein MTFKSVLNSLLFKIIVAIVLGIIVSQFAPEWFGRAFATYNGLFSNFLGFFIPILILALVAPAIAGLGRGAGKWLGITAGIAYGSTIVAGLVAYGLTQALYPTLLAGQTLNTEVSDIDAGALEPYFTVEMPAPFEVMTALLLSFCIGVAMTTVKSDNLYAITKEFENVVIKVIWGFVIPLLPIYIFGMFLSLGMNGNIGTVLIAFTKVLLLAVVMTLVYLVLQYVIAGAIAGKNPFSALKNMAPAYFTALGTSSSAATIPVTLDATLKNGISKPVAGFVIPLCATIHLSGSMIKLTLYAFAIVFMTDGMEADLGKALGFILLLGIMMIAAPGVPGGAVMVAVGLLQANMGFDDSMVALMIAAYIAIDSVGTAANVTGDGAIAMIVDRFARDKIEGLEAEVDSSAANEEAATA from the coding sequence ATGACATTCAAGAGTGTTCTCAACTCTCTGCTGTTCAAGATTATCGTTGCGATAGTTTTGGGCATCATCGTTAGCCAGTTTGCCCCAGAGTGGTTTGGCAGGGCTTTCGCCACATATAACGGCCTGTTCTCAAACTTCCTCGGCTTCTTCATCCCCATTCTTATTCTTGCCCTTGTGGCTCCGGCAATTGCCGGCCTCGGGCGGGGTGCCGGCAAGTGGCTGGGCATTACTGCGGGAATTGCCTATGGCTCAACCATCGTGGCGGGCCTTGTTGCGTATGGTCTGACCCAGGCCCTGTACCCCACTTTGCTGGCTGGGCAAACGCTCAATACCGAGGTATCCGACATCGATGCTGGTGCACTCGAGCCCTATTTCACTGTTGAGATGCCAGCACCATTTGAGGTGATGACGGCCCTACTTCTGTCCTTCTGCATTGGCGTGGCCATGACCACTGTGAAATCCGACAATCTCTATGCGATTACCAAGGAATTTGAAAACGTTGTTATCAAGGTGATCTGGGGCTTCGTTATCCCACTTCTGCCGATCTACATTTTCGGTATGTTCCTCTCGCTGGGCATGAACGGAAACATCGGCACGGTTCTGATCGCCTTCACGAAGGTACTTTTGCTCGCAGTTGTGATGACCTTGGTTTACCTTGTACTCCAATACGTCATTGCTGGTGCCATTGCAGGTAAGAATCCGTTCAGCGCTTTGAAGAACATGGCACCGGCCTACTTCACGGCGCTGGGTACATCCTCCTCGGCGGCTACGATTCCGGTTACCTTGGATGCCACTTTGAAGAATGGGATTTCCAAGCCTGTTGCTGGCTTCGTTATCCCCCTTTGCGCGACCATTCACCTCTCCGGTTCGATGATCAAGCTGACTCTATACGCCTTTGCGATTGTGTTCATGACTGACGGTATGGAAGCTGATTTGGGTAAGGCTCTCGGATTCATTCTTCTTCTTGGCATTATGATGATCGCTGCCCCTGGCGTTCCGGGTGGTGCTGTGATGGTCGCTGTGGGCCTGTTGCAGGCCAATATGGGCTTCGATGATTCGATGGTGGCATTGATGATTGCTGCCTACATTGCCATCGACTCTGTTGGTACTGCTGCGAACGTTACTGGCGACGGCGCTATTGCGATGATCGTTGACCGCTTCGCGCGGGACAAGATCGAAGGCTTGGAAGCTGAAGTTGACTCCTCTGCCGCCAACGAGGAGGCCGCCACAGCCTAA
- a CDS encoding bile acid:sodium symporter family protein — MIERLKRLDPLIILILFAVAIAIVFPARGSFADGFDVLTNIAIALLFFLYGARLSTREAINGIKHWKLHLTILVFTFVVYPIIGLALRPLTAFIPNDLYLGILYLTLVPSTVQSSVAFTSIARGNVPGAIVSASASNLAGVLLTPLLVMALMGAGDGIHIDSSVFLEVSVLLLLPFVLGQLTRKWVGELAASKATKVVDRGSIAMVVYAAFSKGMVDGIWATISIWQILFQIVFSTAFVFFMLWLTKVVSKKLGFSREDIIAIQFCGSKKSLATGLPMASVIFASGGTSLGLLILPLMIYHQVQLMICASMAARYSRVE; from the coding sequence ATGATTGAGCGCCTTAAAAGACTCGACCCCCTCATCATCCTCATCCTCTTCGCCGTCGCAATCGCTATCGTTTTTCCCGCACGCGGAAGCTTTGCAGACGGCTTCGATGTCCTCACGAATATCGCGATCGCCCTTCTCTTCTTTCTTTACGGCGCGCGGCTCTCAACGCGAGAAGCCATCAACGGTATCAAACACTGGAAGCTCCATCTCACCATCCTGGTGTTTACCTTCGTGGTCTACCCAATCATCGGCCTCGCACTCCGCCCACTCACCGCGTTCATTCCAAACGATCTTTACTTGGGAATCCTCTACCTCACGCTCGTACCGTCCACGGTGCAATCATCGGTAGCCTTTACCTCAATCGCCCGAGGAAATGTTCCTGGAGCAATCGTCTCTGCGTCTGCATCAAACCTCGCTGGAGTTCTGCTTACGCCATTGCTGGTCATGGCACTCATGGGCGCCGGAGACGGCATCCATATCGATAGCTCAGTTTTCCTTGAGGTTTCTGTCCTTTTGCTCCTACCTTTCGTGCTCGGCCAGCTCACCAGAAAATGGGTAGGAGAACTCGCAGCGAGCAAGGCCACGAAAGTGGTGGACCGTGGCTCCATTGCCATGGTGGTGTATGCGGCCTTTTCGAAAGGAATGGTCGACGGGATCTGGGCGACGATTAGCATATGGCAAATTCTTTTTCAGATTGTGTTCTCCACCGCATTCGTTTTCTTCATGCTGTGGTTGACCAAGGTCGTGAGTAAAAAGTTGGGATTCAGCAGGGAAGACATCATCGCTATCCAATTCTGTGGTTCGAAGAAATCCCTGGCCACAGGCCTTCCCATGGCCTCGGTCATCTTTGCCTCTGGTGGCACGTCTTTGGGGCTTCTCATCCTCCCGCTCATGATCTACCACCAGGTGCAATTGATGATCTGCGCGTCTATGGCGGCTCGCTATTCGCGGGTAGAGTGA
- a CDS encoding NUDIX hydrolase translates to MTKNTPGSKRRRRRGAGHRNQRTGRPQRTSTNRMTTRDETSAGGLVVSGLAEAVDENGNVDLSQIYVALIGRLDRRGRLLWSMPKGHVENGEAKELTAEREVWEETGIHGKVFADLGMIDYWFVSDGVRIHKTVHHHLLRFVDGIMNDEDPEVTEVSWIPVSELIEHLAYADERKLARIAHDLLPDLARKEAAAGKATPR, encoded by the coding sequence ATGACTAAGAACACGCCAGGGTCCAAACGCCGCCGCCGGCGGGGCGCGGGCCACCGGAACCAGCGCACTGGACGCCCCCAGCGTACGTCCACCAACCGCATGACCACGCGGGATGAGACCTCCGCCGGCGGACTTGTCGTGTCCGGATTGGCGGAAGCCGTCGACGAAAACGGCAACGTGGACTTGTCCCAGATCTATGTGGCGCTCATCGGCAGGTTGGACCGCCGCGGGCGCCTGCTGTGGTCCATGCCGAAGGGGCATGTGGAAAATGGCGAAGCCAAAGAGCTCACCGCTGAGCGCGAGGTCTGGGAAGAAACAGGAATCCACGGTAAGGTCTTCGCGGACCTCGGCATGATTGATTATTGGTTCGTCTCCGATGGGGTGCGCATTCACAAAACAGTGCACCACCACCTTTTGCGTTTTGTGGACGGCATCATGAATGACGAAGACCCGGAGGTCACAGAAGTGTCCTGGATCCCAGTCTCCGAGCTCATCGAGCACTTGGCCTATGCGGACGAGCGCAAGCTGGCTCGCATTGCCCACGACCTCCTCCCGGATCTCGCGCGAAAGGAAGCTGCCGCAGGAAAGGCGACCCCACGGTGA
- a CDS encoding CCA tRNA nucleotidyltransferase: MNFQDTQLIGVLARADATVSRLSGLLSGLVERFALHDAPLYLVGGSVRDALLGRLGNDLDFTTPARPDVVYSILEEWAETVWDTGIDFGTVSAAYKGQQIEITTFRSDSYDGQSRNPEVMYGDTLEGDLVRRDFKVNAMAIELRPDGTREFHDPMGGLADLANRILDTPDAPEISFHDDPLRMLRAARFAAQLEFDVAQRVRGAMIDMAAEIQRITVERVQVELNKLICGVAPWKGIDLLVDSGIADYIFPEIPALRMAPDEHAQHKDVYAHSLTVLRQAMEQEEDGPDLILRWAALLHDIGKPDTRDTTDGKVTFHHHEVVGAKLTRKRLRKLKFPKATTEDIGQLVYLHMRFHGFGDGQWTDSAVRRYVTDAGDLLPRLHKLVRADCTTRNERKARRLQRTYDQLEERIADIAAKEDLARVRPDLDGNEIMEILGLEPGPEVGQAWSYLKELRLEEGPLEREVAIAKLREWWNSR, encoded by the coding sequence GTGAATTTTCAGGACACTCAGCTAATCGGCGTTCTTGCCCGCGCGGACGCTACCGTCAGCCGGCTCAGTGGCCTCTTAAGCGGCCTGGTGGAGCGCTTTGCGCTTCACGACGCCCCCCTCTACCTCGTCGGCGGCTCCGTCCGCGATGCCTTACTTGGCCGTTTGGGCAACGATCTCGACTTCACCACCCCGGCTCGGCCCGACGTGGTCTATTCCATTCTTGAAGAGTGGGCGGAGACTGTGTGGGATACCGGCATTGACTTCGGTACGGTCTCGGCGGCTTATAAGGGCCAGCAGATTGAGATTACGACTTTCCGTTCCGATAGTTATGACGGGCAGTCCCGCAACCCCGAGGTCATGTACGGCGATACCCTCGAGGGCGATCTCGTGCGCCGCGATTTCAAGGTCAACGCCATGGCCATCGAGCTGCGCCCGGACGGCACCCGTGAATTCCACGATCCGATGGGCGGACTCGCGGACCTAGCGAACCGCATCCTCGATACCCCGGATGCGCCGGAGATTTCTTTCCACGATGATCCCCTGCGCATGCTTCGTGCTGCGCGGTTTGCGGCGCAGTTGGAGTTTGACGTCGCCCAGCGCGTGCGCGGCGCCATGATCGACATGGCTGCTGAAATCCAGCGCATCACCGTAGAGCGCGTACAGGTGGAGCTCAATAAGCTCATCTGCGGTGTCGCGCCGTGGAAGGGCATTGACCTGCTCGTTGACTCCGGTATTGCGGATTATATTTTTCCGGAGATCCCGGCGTTGCGCATGGCCCCCGACGAGCACGCGCAGCACAAGGACGTGTACGCGCACTCGCTGACAGTACTGCGCCAGGCCATGGAGCAGGAAGAGGACGGCCCCGACCTGATTCTGCGGTGGGCGGCGCTGCTCCATGACATTGGCAAGCCGGATACCCGCGACACCACCGACGGCAAGGTCACCTTCCACCATCACGAGGTAGTGGGCGCGAAGCTCACCCGCAAGCGCCTGCGCAAGCTGAAGTTCCCCAAGGCTACGACCGAGGACATCGGCCAGCTGGTCTACCTGCACATGCGCTTCCACGGTTTCGGCGATGGCCAGTGGACCGATTCTGCTGTGCGCCGCTACGTCACCGATGCCGGTGATCTACTCCCGCGTCTGCACAAGCTTGTGCGCGCAGACTGCACTACCCGCAATGAGCGCAAGGCCCGCCGGCTCCAGCGTACCTACGATCAGTTGGAGGAACGCATCGCGGATATCGCCGCCAAGGAGGATCTCGCGCGCGTGCGCCCGGATCTCGACGGCAACGAGATTATGGAGATCCTCGGCCTTGAACCCGGCCCGGAGGTCGGCCAAGCCTGGTCCTACCTCAAGGAGCTGCGCCTGGAGGAAGGCCCCTTGGAGCGCGAGGTTGCTATTGCGAAGCTGCGCGAGTGGTGGAATTCTAGATAG
- a CDS encoding branched-chain amino acid transporter permease, with the protein MPVGVTLGSILAVLIPVGVVTVLLRWLPFGFVKALKGSQFISMLGFTMPVGVMTVLVVYTLFSQTQDTGSVVAPLVGAAATAVLHLWRRNSGLSIFGGTAVYMVLVNLVL; encoded by the coding sequence TTGCCAGTCGGAGTAACCCTAGGGAGCATCCTCGCAGTTTTGATTCCTGTGGGGGTAGTGACCGTTCTTTTGCGTTGGCTGCCTTTCGGATTCGTCAAAGCGCTTAAAGGAAGCCAGTTCATCAGCATGCTGGGGTTCACTATGCCCGTGGGTGTGATGACTGTTCTGGTGGTCTATACCTTGTTTAGTCAGACTCAAGACACGGGAAGCGTGGTGGCTCCCCTCGTCGGTGCAGCGGCTACTGCCGTGCTGCACCTCTGGCGCCGCAATTCCGGCTTGTCCATCTTTGGTGGAACGGCCGTGTACATGGTGTTGGTGAACTTGGTGCTTTAA
- the trpA gene encoding tryptophan synthase subunit alpha, with protein sequence MSRYEKLFSSLAARKEGAFVPFIMLSDPNPDTALAIVRAAVAGGADALELGVPFSDPVADGPTIQASHIRALAGGATVDSAIEQIRRIRSEFPDLPIGMLIYGNVPFTRGLETFYSEFQEAGADSILLPDVPIREGAPFVAAAEKAGIDPIFIAPAQASEQTLQGVAQYSKGYIYAISRDGVTGTEKESETRGLDEVVNNVKRFGGAPILLGFGISTPQHVADAIAAGAAGAITGSALTKIVDAHLDEEGRPADGLAAAVTDFVSKMKAATKHAES encoded by the coding sequence ATGAGCCGCTACGAGAAACTTTTCTCCAGCCTCGCCGCCCGCAAGGAAGGGGCATTTGTCCCCTTCATCATGCTGAGCGATCCCAACCCAGACACCGCCCTCGCCATTGTTCGCGCCGCTGTCGCCGGTGGTGCCGACGCGCTCGAGCTCGGCGTCCCCTTCTCCGATCCGGTCGCCGACGGCCCCACCATTCAGGCCTCCCATATCCGCGCACTTGCAGGCGGCGCGACGGTCGACTCCGCGATCGAACAAATCCGCCGCATCCGAAGCGAATTCCCCGACCTACCAATCGGCATGCTCATCTACGGAAACGTTCCCTTCACTCGCGGGCTAGAGACCTTCTACTCCGAGTTCCAGGAAGCGGGTGCCGATAGCATCTTGCTTCCCGACGTCCCCATTCGCGAAGGCGCACCTTTCGTCGCCGCCGCCGAAAAAGCCGGAATTGACCCAATCTTTATCGCCCCGGCTCAAGCATCTGAACAAACTCTCCAGGGAGTGGCTCAGTACTCCAAGGGCTATATCTACGCTATCTCGCGCGACGGCGTCACTGGCACCGAGAAGGAGTCGGAAACCCGCGGGCTCGATGAAGTGGTGAATAACGTGAAGCGCTTCGGTGGAGCGCCGATTCTTCTTGGGTTCGGTATCTCGACGCCTCAGCACGTCGCCGACGCAATCGCCGCCGGCGCAGCTGGTGCAATCACCGGTTCCGCTTTAACGAAGATTGTCGACGCCCACCTCGACGAAGAAGGCCGCCCCGCCGACGGGCTCGCCGCTGCGGTCACCGACTTTGTCTCCAAGATGAAGGCCGCTACCAAACATGCGGAATCCTAA
- a CDS encoding Rieske (2Fe-2S) protein, giving the protein MTTCSRRLFLLGTATTFAGAYLAACGKEPSAEIAATEIPVGSAIIVDKVIFAQPTEGEFKAYSQTCPHQGSLITKIEGMTATCTSHYSSFDLSSGEVTGGPSPKPLTEYGVENNGGTIKKVSA; this is encoded by the coding sequence ATGACTACGTGTTCGCGCCGCCTCTTCCTGCTTGGTACCGCCACAACCTTTGCCGGGGCTTACCTCGCTGCTTGCGGCAAGGAGCCCTCGGCGGAGATTGCTGCCACGGAAATCCCCGTCGGCTCAGCCATCATTGTGGACAAGGTGATTTTCGCTCAACCCACTGAAGGGGAGTTCAAGGCATACTCCCAGACCTGCCCACACCAGGGCTCCCTCATTACGAAGATTGAGGGCATGACTGCCACCTGCACTAGCCACTACTCCAGCTTTGACCTCAGCAGTGGTGAAGTTACCGGCGGGCCCAGTCCCAAACCGCTTACAGAGTACGGCGTAGAAAACAACGGTGGAACAATCAAAAAGGTCTCCGCCTAG
- a CDS encoding SdpI family protein → MLVVGIIFLILAAVLLAVGGLATLRKLPGNSVIGLRLAEIRKSKEAWDNAHAIAGPFWFLGGVALVFGGIIALRAEGWMWLIPALTFVVAILALSIGSNMGARAAYLWDQAHKEDEGCGDSCNCGDGGCGGEAPTVDVSAARAAAERADNMNND, encoded by the coding sequence ATGCTCGTAGTCGGAATCATCTTCCTCATCTTGGCCGCGGTACTTCTTGCTGTTGGCGGCCTCGCCACACTCCGTAAGCTCCCTGGAAATAGCGTCATCGGATTGCGCCTCGCAGAGATCCGCAAATCCAAAGAAGCCTGGGATAACGCCCACGCTATCGCAGGCCCCTTCTGGTTCTTGGGTGGCGTCGCTTTAGTATTCGGCGGCATCATCGCACTGCGCGCCGAGGGATGGATGTGGCTGATTCCTGCACTCACGTTCGTCGTAGCGATCCTCGCGCTCTCCATCGGTTCCAACATGGGTGCCCGCGCAGCCTACCTCTGGGACCAGGCACACAAGGAGGATGAGGGGTGCGGTGATTCCTGCAACTGCGGCGATGGCGGGTGCGGGGGAGAGGCGCCGACAGTCGACGTCTCCGCGGCCCGCGCAGCTGCGGAACGTGCCGACAACATGAACAATGACTAG
- a CDS encoding HNH endonuclease signature motif containing protein, with protein MGLIRLNELPKVKALQDAEFLLDMQALVAIDQVMAKLGNPISSVVAEIDSQLAAWLTPTKPNQLFPSADKIRRKVRDIAKVLDDSIAFRDRRKKNRYSLLTRGERASIELEVDSNVGIVIHETIKLAAKEHDVSMADALILLITGKIKPEVGKVVVHEYKATDVEGAPVYVQGHGWAGEGVPASKTVARDFSDAPEPCKGYQPSDVTRKYVEGRDGTCRAPGCNRPAWTCQLDHRINYSDGGQTHASNLVALCQHHHNMKTDGRAFYILDPVTGDVVWLFEDGTWAVTEATGPLAPASKVWARTIAEDVISHRRKMHEEAKALKVELDGGEMVEIFDRTDPADRYSSGHEDIPF; from the coding sequence ATGGGACTCATTCGTCTCAATGAGTTGCCGAAGGTAAAGGCTTTGCAAGACGCTGAGTTCTTGCTTGACATGCAGGCCTTGGTCGCTATCGATCAAGTAATGGCAAAGCTCGGAAACCCTATTTCATCAGTTGTTGCCGAGATTGATAGTCAATTGGCGGCGTGGTTAACGCCGACTAAGCCGAACCAACTTTTCCCAAGCGCAGATAAGATCCGGCGCAAGGTGCGTGACATTGCGAAGGTCTTGGATGATTCAATCGCCTTCCGGGACAGGCGGAAGAAGAATCGCTACTCGCTTCTCACTCGCGGAGAGCGTGCCTCGATTGAACTTGAAGTAGACAGCAACGTCGGCATCGTCATCCACGAAACCATCAAGTTGGCCGCTAAAGAGCACGACGTCTCAATGGCGGATGCCTTGATCCTCCTCATTACGGGCAAAATTAAACCTGAGGTAGGAAAGGTGGTCGTGCATGAATACAAAGCCACGGATGTGGAAGGAGCCCCAGTTTACGTCCAAGGACATGGATGGGCCGGCGAAGGAGTCCCGGCGTCGAAGACAGTGGCGCGCGACTTTAGTGATGCTCCAGAACCGTGCAAGGGTTACCAGCCTTCAGATGTCACACGAAAGTATGTCGAGGGGCGCGACGGGACGTGTCGCGCCCCCGGCTGTAATCGTCCAGCATGGACTTGCCAATTGGACCATCGGATCAACTATTCCGATGGTGGCCAGACGCATGCATCCAATTTGGTTGCTCTTTGCCAGCACCACCACAACATGAAAACTGATGGGCGGGCCTTCTATATCCTAGACCCAGTTACCGGTGACGTTGTGTGGTTGTTTGAGGACGGAACCTGGGCGGTGACCGAGGCAACTGGCCCCCTGGCTCCGGCGTCAAAGGTGTGGGCGCGAACCATTGCGGAGGATGTCATTTCTCACCGTCGGAAGATGCACGAAGAAGCAAAAGCCTTGAAGGTGGAGCTGGACGGCGGTGAAATGGTCGAAATATTCGACAGGACGGACCCAGCAGATCGTTACTCGAGTGGGCACGAGGATATCCCCTTCTAG
- a CDS encoding YqgE/AlgH family protein, producing MYADRLFNALERNDPAPGQLLVAAPDTLAPHYNRSVILITEQHAGRTYGVDLTKRSEVAVFNVMPEWLPVVAKPQALYIGGPHDQQAAIGVALTKQGVDIEKQPSLSRLAPRVALVDLRVGPDAVTELVEGMRLFAGHFEWGPGELDEEIDRGEWYVAPALPQDVVSSGSTDTWSDVMRRQAMPLPLFATFPRYIDEDN from the coding sequence ATGTACGCAGACAGACTTTTCAACGCCCTCGAGCGCAATGATCCCGCCCCTGGCCAGCTCCTCGTGGCGGCTCCCGACACTCTCGCGCCCCACTACAACCGCTCGGTCATCCTCATCACCGAGCAGCATGCGGGGCGTACGTATGGCGTGGACCTGACTAAGCGCTCCGAGGTTGCTGTCTTCAACGTGATGCCGGAGTGGCTACCCGTTGTGGCTAAGCCGCAGGCTCTTTATATCGGTGGTCCGCACGACCAGCAGGCGGCCATTGGTGTGGCGTTGACCAAGCAGGGCGTCGACATCGAGAAGCAGCCTTCGTTGAGCCGCCTCGCCCCGCGCGTGGCACTCGTCGATCTGCGCGTGGGTCCGGATGCCGTCACCGAATTAGTGGAGGGCATGCGCCTTTTTGCCGGGCATTTCGAGTGGGGACCGGGCGAACTCGATGAGGAAATCGATCGCGGTGAGTGGTACGTGGCCCCCGCTCTGCCCCAAGACGTGGTCTCCTCCGGATCGACAGACACGTGGTCAGACGTCATGCGACGCCAAGCCATGCCTCTGCCGTTGTTTGCCACCTTCCCGCGCTATATCGATGAAGATAATTAG